The following proteins come from a genomic window of Acinonyx jubatus isolate Ajub_Pintada_27869175 chromosome C1, VMU_Ajub_asm_v1.0, whole genome shotgun sequence:
- the TMCO2 gene encoding transmembrane and coiled-coil domain-containing protein 2 produces MSTSLSSSSVWDNLVEYLSLSSIWKWLQATLLGETSPPQQTNFGVLDTLAPIMQVILGISFLLLLGVGVYILWKRSVRSIQKILLFIITLYKLYKKSADFFQALLVNPEGNALPGQDNNFFLSLGLQERILKKLQTVENKVKDLEGMIISHKPATKRDCSSEPYCSCSDCQSPLPSSGFTSTSEM; encoded by the exons ATGTCAACATCTTTGTCCTCATCTTCTGTCTGGGACAACCTCGTAGAATATCTCTCTCTGAGCTCAATATGGAAGTGGCTACAAGCAACTCTTCTGGGAGAGACTAGTCCACCTCAGCAAACAAATTTTGGAGTACTAGATACCCTTGCTCCAATTATGCAAGTTATCCTGgggatttcttttttgcttttgttgggaGTAGGAGTATATATCTTATGGAAACGAAGTGTTCGGTCAATTCAG aaaatattgttgTTTATCATCACACTCTACAAACTTTACAAGAAGAGCGCAGATTTTTTTCAGGCTTTGCTGGTCAACCCAGAAGGGAACGCTCTCCCGGGTCAAGACAATAACTTCTTCCTGTCCTTGGGTCTgcaagagagaattttgaaaaaactTCAGACGGTGGAAAACAAAGTGAAGGACCTGGAGGGGATGATCATTTCCCACAAACCTGCCACGAAGAGGGATTGCTCCTCTGAGCCCTACTGCAGTTGCTCTGACTGCCAGAGTCCCTTGCCCTCATCAGGATTTACTTCCACATCTGAAATGTGA